Proteins from a genomic interval of Microbacterium phyllosphaerae:
- a CDS encoding class I SAM-dependent methyltransferase, translating to MSADRATSFGAEAANYEAGRPEYPFDAVAWMLERMPTDSRRIVDVGAGTGKLTRVLSHAPGAEVVAVDPDPAMLAALRQSVPGVPTFQGTAEQMPLPDASIDAAVLGQAWHWVEPIAASAELGRVVRSGGVLGLIWNIRDESTEWVRRLTDVMHSSPAENMVNGPESEGPRIAAPFGEVETQRWEWNRPMTRTQLHQMALSRSYLITAPADERAEITRQMDALFDELGLDGESTIDLPYVTHAFRAVRG from the coding sequence ATGAGTGCAGACAGGGCGACATCCTTCGGCGCGGAAGCCGCGAACTACGAGGCAGGAAGGCCCGAGTACCCGTTCGACGCGGTCGCATGGATGCTCGAGCGGATGCCGACCGACTCGCGCCGCATCGTCGACGTCGGCGCGGGGACCGGCAAGCTCACCCGCGTACTCTCACACGCGCCCGGCGCCGAGGTCGTCGCCGTCGATCCCGATCCGGCGATGCTCGCGGCACTGCGCCAGAGCGTTCCCGGAGTGCCCACATTCCAGGGGACGGCCGAGCAGATGCCCCTCCCGGACGCGAGCATCGACGCGGCCGTCCTCGGTCAGGCATGGCACTGGGTGGAGCCGATCGCGGCATCCGCGGAGCTGGGTCGCGTCGTCCGCAGCGGGGGAGTGCTGGGTCTCATCTGGAACATCCGCGACGAGAGCACCGAGTGGGTGCGTCGCTTGACCGACGTCATGCACAGCAGCCCGGCCGAGAACATGGTGAACGGCCCCGAATCCGAGGGCCCTCGGATCGCCGCGCCGTTCGGCGAGGTCGAGACCCAACGCTGGGAGTGGAACCGTCCGATGACGCGGACTCAGCTGCACCAGATGGCCCTCTCTCGCAGCTACCTCATCACCGCTCCCGCGGACGAGCGCGCCGAGATCACGCGCCAGATGGACGCCCTGTTCGATGAGCTCGGGCTCGACGGGGAATCGACCATCGACCTTCCCTACGTCACGCACGCGTTCCGGGCGGTGCGCGGCTGA
- a CDS encoding DNA recombination protein RmuC produces the protein MDALTMILLLAALVAGGAIGWFLRASRGAADLARAQAELAAARDDRDRQYDLYRDAVEHSRVEQRAEAQRVQQQNAVLTALAPVRESLQQMQQKVSAIEQERHAQFGSLAEQLRRAQESDEALRATTESLAGALKSTATRGVWGETQLRRVVEAAGLTRHVDFDLQATISSDHGQGRPDMVIRLAGGTSIAVDAKVPLDAYLEASALPIGDTHEAQRRVHMQKHVKAVRAHIDALAKKAYWSGLDASPEFVICFLPSESLLAAAIDEDPTLLDYAFSKRVALASPVNLWAVLKTVAYTWTQQEVSTEARALLNLGTQLYDRLGVLAGHADDLRRALERTVDSYNRFAGSLESRVLVTARQFPGISATTLDSAPPTITAQTRRFTAEELVEKTAPQDSGLLADVGEIRSRLVGHDMTHVMASDSDGPETTARG, from the coding sequence ATGGATGCTCTGACGATGATTCTCCTGCTCGCCGCTCTGGTGGCCGGCGGGGCGATCGGCTGGTTCCTCCGCGCCTCGCGCGGCGCGGCCGACCTCGCCCGGGCGCAGGCCGAACTCGCCGCCGCACGAGACGACCGCGACCGCCAGTACGACCTGTATCGGGATGCTGTCGAGCACTCCAGAGTCGAGCAGCGCGCCGAGGCGCAGCGGGTGCAGCAGCAGAACGCGGTCCTCACGGCTCTCGCCCCCGTGCGCGAGAGCCTCCAGCAGATGCAGCAGAAGGTGTCGGCCATCGAGCAGGAGCGCCATGCGCAGTTCGGCTCCCTCGCCGAACAGCTGCGGCGCGCACAGGAGTCCGACGAGGCGCTGCGAGCGACGACGGAGTCTCTCGCCGGAGCCCTCAAGTCGACCGCCACGCGCGGCGTGTGGGGCGAGACGCAGCTTCGCCGCGTGGTCGAGGCGGCAGGACTCACCCGGCACGTGGATTTCGATCTCCAGGCCACCATCTCGTCCGACCACGGTCAGGGCCGCCCCGACATGGTGATCCGTCTGGCGGGAGGCACCTCGATCGCCGTCGACGCGAAAGTGCCGCTCGACGCCTATCTCGAAGCGTCCGCGCTGCCGATCGGCGACACTCACGAAGCACAGCGCCGGGTGCACATGCAGAAGCACGTGAAGGCGGTCCGCGCACACATCGACGCTCTCGCCAAGAAGGCGTACTGGTCGGGCCTCGACGCGAGTCCCGAGTTCGTGATCTGCTTCCTGCCGAGCGAATCGCTGCTGGCCGCAGCCATCGACGAGGATCCGACGCTGCTCGACTACGCCTTCAGCAAGCGGGTCGCCCTGGCCTCCCCCGTGAACCTGTGGGCGGTGCTGAAGACCGTCGCATACACCTGGACGCAACAGGAGGTGTCCACCGAGGCGCGTGCACTGTTGAACCTCGGCACTCAGCTATACGACCGTCTCGGCGTACTCGCCGGTCACGCCGACGACCTGCGCCGAGCACTCGAGCGCACGGTCGACAGCTACAACCGGTTCGCCGGCTCGCTCGAGAGCCGAGTGCTCGTGACGGCACGGCAGTTTCCCGGCATCAGCGCGACGACGCTCGACTCAGCTCCCCCGACGATCACGGCACAGACACGCCGGTTCACGGCCGAGGAACTCGTCGAGAAGACGGCACCGCAGGATTCGGGACTACTGGCCGACGTCGGAGAGATCCGGTCACGCCTGGTCGGTCACGACATGACGCATGTGATGGCCTCGGATTCCGACGGACCCGAGACGACAGCGCGCGGCTGA
- a CDS encoding IclR family transcriptional regulator — protein sequence MPTIDATPTLIGSVQRALRLVDIVANSARPVPVKALAALTGLTQGTTYNLVRTLVHEGYLTNEPDGLVLGASFPVFQSGPDASGVLLARVRTALREVTEVVGATAYLSRYHDGELHLVDVVDAVRCPRVDLTVGLESSAHATALGKQILTDLTCGERLDYLSRHRLEELTPRTISDRSALLAELERSPGFALDREEYAIGNNCVAVPVIAPNIVASLAISLPADGAHVDRGLVTKLKQTATRLSLQLGADTLTSGEPELQSSL from the coding sequence GTGCCCACGATCGACGCGACGCCGACGCTGATCGGTTCGGTTCAGCGCGCTCTGCGTCTGGTCGACATCGTGGCGAATTCGGCGCGCCCCGTGCCGGTCAAGGCGCTCGCGGCGCTCACCGGTCTCACCCAGGGCACGACGTACAACCTCGTGCGCACGCTGGTCCATGAGGGGTATCTGACGAACGAACCGGACGGTCTCGTGCTGGGCGCGAGCTTCCCGGTGTTCCAGTCGGGTCCGGACGCCAGCGGGGTGCTTCTCGCGCGCGTGCGCACCGCGCTGCGCGAGGTCACCGAGGTCGTGGGAGCGACCGCGTACCTGTCGAGGTATCACGACGGCGAGCTGCACCTGGTCGACGTCGTCGACGCGGTGCGCTGCCCCCGAGTCGACCTGACGGTGGGACTCGAGTCGAGTGCGCATGCGACGGCGCTCGGCAAGCAGATCCTCACGGATCTCACCTGCGGTGAGCGTCTCGACTACCTTTCGCGGCACCGTCTCGAGGAGCTCACGCCGCGCACGATCAGCGATCGGAGCGCGCTTCTGGCCGAGCTCGAGCGGTCACCCGGCTTCGCCCTGGACCGCGAGGAATATGCGATCGGCAACAACTGCGTCGCCGTACCTGTGATCGCCCCGAACATCGTGGCGTCCCTCGCGATCTCGCTTCCTGCGGACGGCGCGCACGTGGACCGGGGGCTGGTCACGAAGCTCAAGCAGACTGCGACCCGATTGTCGCTTCAGCTGGGGGCGGACACTCTGACGAGCGGCGAGCCGGAGCTCCAGTCGTCCCTCTGA
- a CDS encoding exonuclease domain-containing protein, with protein sequence MPLDFTAIDFETANSSPASACSVGLVRVRDGQIVATAGWLIRPPAGHDEFQEWNTRIHGIRAHDVVTAATWVDQFDRLCAFAGADVLVAHNAGFDLNVLRRASEATGGDCPPYRSLCSLQVARKTYELESYRLPKAAEAAGFTGFSHHDALADALACAHIIMDAARRHSASDVFALASALKLRVTEAVIATPERAVA encoded by the coding sequence GTGCCACTGGACTTCACCGCGATCGACTTCGAAACCGCGAACTCCAGCCCCGCCTCCGCGTGCTCCGTCGGACTCGTCCGCGTGCGTGACGGCCAGATCGTCGCCACGGCAGGATGGCTGATCCGCCCGCCCGCCGGCCACGACGAGTTCCAGGAGTGGAACACCAGGATCCACGGCATCCGCGCGCACGATGTGGTCACCGCGGCGACCTGGGTGGATCAGTTCGATCGCCTGTGCGCCTTCGCGGGTGCCGACGTGCTGGTCGCCCACAATGCAGGCTTCGACCTGAACGTCCTGCGCCGCGCGTCGGAGGCCACCGGCGGCGACTGCCCTCCGTACCGCTCGCTCTGCAGCCTGCAGGTCGCGCGCAAGACCTACGAGCTCGAGTCCTACCGTCTTCCGAAGGCTGCCGAGGCTGCGGGCTTCACCGGTTTCTCTCATCACGACGCGCTCGCAGACGCCCTCGCCTGCGCCCACATCATCATGGATGCGGCGCGGCGACACAGCGCCTCCGACGTGTTCGCCCTGGCTTCGGCGCTCAAGCTGCGGGTGACCGAGGCCGTGATCGCGACTCCGGAGCGCGCGGTCGCCTGA
- the fbaA gene encoding class II fructose-bisphosphate aldolase: protein MPVATPDQYAEMLDRAKAGGFAYPAFNVSSSQTINSVLQGLTEAGSDGIIQVTTGGADYFAGHTVKARATGALAFARFATEVAKNYPITVALHTDHCPKDALAGFVEPLISASEEEVKAGRNPIFQSHMWDGSAVPLAENIEIAQDLLPRMKNINAILEVEIGVVGGEEDGVAHEGSNDALYTTFADVDQAVQALGLGEQGRYIAALTFGNVHGVYKPGGVKLRPELLGEIQQQVAAKYNTGAKPLDLVFHGGSGSTDDEIALAVANGVIKMNIDTDTQYAYTRAIADYMFKNYDGVLKVDGEVGNKKQYDPRAWGKIAETAMAARVVESTRQLGSYGQSKS, encoded by the coding sequence ATGCCCGTCGCCACCCCGGATCAGTACGCCGAAATGCTCGACCGCGCGAAGGCCGGCGGCTTCGCGTACCCCGCTTTCAACGTCTCCAGCTCGCAGACGATCAACTCGGTCCTTCAGGGCCTGACCGAGGCGGGTTCCGACGGAATCATCCAGGTCACCACGGGTGGCGCGGACTACTTCGCCGGTCACACCGTGAAGGCACGCGCGACCGGTGCACTCGCCTTCGCGCGCTTCGCGACCGAGGTCGCCAAGAACTACCCGATCACCGTCGCGCTGCACACCGACCACTGCCCGAAGGACGCCCTCGCGGGCTTCGTCGAGCCGCTGATCTCCGCCTCCGAAGAAGAGGTCAAGGCCGGGCGCAACCCGATCTTCCAGTCGCACATGTGGGACGGCTCGGCTGTTCCCCTCGCGGAGAACATCGAGATCGCCCAGGACCTGCTCCCCCGCATGAAGAACATCAACGCCATCCTCGAGGTCGAGATCGGCGTCGTCGGCGGCGAAGAGGACGGCGTCGCACACGAGGGCTCGAACGACGCGCTCTACACGACCTTCGCGGATGTCGACCAGGCCGTCCAGGCTCTGGGCCTCGGCGAGCAGGGGCGTTACATCGCCGCACTCACGTTCGGCAACGTGCACGGCGTCTACAAGCCCGGCGGAGTCAAGCTGCGTCCCGAGCTCCTGGGCGAGATCCAGCAGCAGGTCGCCGCGAAGTACAACACGGGCGCGAAGCCGCTCGACCTCGTCTTCCACGGCGGCTCCGGCTCGACCGACGACGAGATCGCCCTCGCGGTCGCCAACGGTGTCATCAAGATGAACATCGACACCGACACGCAGTACGCGTACACCCGTGCGATCGCCGACTACATGTTCAAGAACTACGACGGCGTCCTCAAGGTCGACGGCGAGGTCGGCAACAAGAAGCAGTACGACCCGCGCGCGTGGGGCAAGATCGCTGAGACGGCCATGGCCGCTCGCGTGGTCGAGTCCACGCGCCAGCTCGGCTCGTACGGACAGTCGAAGAGCTGA
- a CDS encoding alpha/beta fold hydrolase produces MTDTQIFEPEGRAIPFVDEGDGPVKLVLVQEQGLAADVLGVAAHYLAEEAGFHVLRIGHRGGEATLDERVADVVAVIDHVGIEDTWVGGHGFGGTIARALVAAHTDRANGLLLLGVEDVDMPVAPAIPVLIVQGTEDTDTPAANAEALQSTIPDRSSIKTIAGDHLFPMHHPIETGVIIEEYLDWD; encoded by the coding sequence ATGACCGACACCCAGATCTTCGAGCCAGAGGGCCGCGCCATCCCCTTCGTGGATGAGGGCGACGGACCTGTCAAGCTCGTGCTGGTCCAGGAGCAGGGGCTGGCGGCCGACGTGCTCGGCGTCGCCGCGCACTACCTCGCCGAGGAGGCGGGCTTCCACGTGCTGCGCATCGGCCACCGCGGCGGGGAGGCGACCTTGGACGAGCGTGTCGCAGACGTCGTCGCCGTGATCGACCACGTGGGCATCGAAGACACGTGGGTCGGAGGACACGGATTCGGAGGCACGATCGCTCGCGCTCTGGTCGCCGCACACACTGACCGCGCGAACGGGCTTCTGCTGCTCGGCGTCGAGGACGTCGACATGCCTGTGGCGCCCGCGATCCCGGTGCTGATCGTCCAGGGGACTGAAGACACCGACACCCCGGCGGCGAACGCCGAGGCGCTGCAGTCGACGATCCCCGACCGCTCGAGCATCAAGACGATCGCCGGCGATCACCTGTTCCCGATGCACCACCCGATCGAGACCGGTGTGATCATCGAGGAATACCTGGACTGGGACTGA
- the ychF gene encoding redox-regulated ATPase YchF — protein MALTIGIVGLPNVGKSTLFNALTKNDVLAANYPFATIEPNVGVVNLPDPRLDKLAEIFGSERILPAAVSFVDIAGIVRGASEGEGLGNKFLANIREADAIAQVVRGFADDDVVHVDGAVNPASDMETINAELMLADLETVDRAITRYEKEVRGKKIEPVVLETAVAAKDALERGVLLSVAGIDLTPIRELGLLTSKPVIFVFNVDEAVLTDDARKAELAALVAPAKAIFLDAKIESELIDLDPEDAAELLASTGQDESGLDQLARIGFDTLGLQTYLTAGPKEARAWTIPKGSKAPQAAGVIHTDFEKGFIKAEIVSFDDLVETGSVVEARSKGKARLEGKDYVMQDGDVVEFRFNN, from the coding sequence GTGGCTCTCACTATCGGAATCGTCGGCCTGCCCAATGTCGGCAAGTCCACCCTCTTCAACGCTCTGACCAAGAACGACGTGCTCGCGGCGAACTATCCGTTCGCGACGATCGAGCCGAACGTCGGGGTGGTGAACCTGCCCGATCCGCGTCTCGACAAGCTCGCCGAGATCTTCGGCAGTGAGCGCATCCTCCCCGCGGCCGTGTCGTTCGTCGACATCGCCGGCATCGTGCGCGGCGCGAGCGAGGGCGAGGGCCTCGGCAACAAGTTCCTCGCGAACATCCGCGAAGCCGATGCCATCGCGCAGGTCGTCCGCGGCTTCGCCGACGACGACGTCGTGCACGTCGACGGTGCCGTCAACCCGGCATCCGACATGGAGACCATCAACGCGGAGCTGATGCTCGCCGACCTCGAGACGGTGGACAGGGCGATCACCCGGTACGAGAAGGAAGTTCGCGGCAAGAAGATCGAGCCGGTCGTGCTCGAGACGGCTGTCGCCGCGAAGGATGCTCTCGAACGCGGCGTCCTGCTGTCGGTCGCCGGCATCGATCTGACCCCGATCCGCGAGCTGGGACTCCTGACGTCGAAGCCCGTCATCTTCGTGTTCAACGTCGACGAGGCCGTTCTCACGGACGATGCTCGCAAGGCGGAGCTCGCGGCACTCGTGGCCCCGGCGAAGGCGATCTTCCTCGACGCGAAGATCGAGTCCGAGCTCATCGATCTCGACCCTGAGGATGCCGCAGAGCTGCTCGCGTCGACCGGGCAGGACGAGTCGGGCCTCGACCAGCTCGCCCGCATCGGATTCGACACCCTCGGTCTGCAGACGTACCTCACCGCTGGTCCCAAGGAAGCACGCGCCTGGACGATCCCCAAGGGCTCGAAGGCGCCGCAGGCCGCTGGAGTCATCCACACCGACTTCGAGAAGGGCTTCATCAAGGCCGAGATCGTCTCGTTCGACGACCTCGTCGAGACCGGCTCTGTCGTCGAAGCCCGCTCGAAGGGCAAGGCGCGCCTCGAGGGCAAGGACTACGTCATGCAGGACGGCGACGTGGTGGAGTTCCGCTTCAACAACTGA
- the glpX gene encoding class II fructose-bisphosphatase encodes MVSLTADLSPLRPDRNLAMELVRATEAAAIRAVPFIGRGAKEAADGAAVDAMRAFLGTVAFQGRVVIGEGEKDNAPMLFNGEEVGTGTGPQCDIAVDPIDGTSLTAAGRQNALSVIAVSDRGSMLDASSVFYMDKLVTGPAGVGVVDIRLPIGENIRKLAGALGKPVDEIVVSVLNRPRHEKLIQEIRDAGAGTRLMSDGDVAGGINAARHAARTDMCVGVGGSPEGIVTACAIKALGGHIQGRLWPRDDDERQRGIDAGLDMEKVYEADDLVRGDNTIFVATGVTDGQLVAGVRREGGYIYTESVVLRGASGTLRRIASEHLVSKWL; translated from the coding sequence ATGGTTAGTCTCACAGCGGATCTCAGCCCCCTTCGTCCCGACCGCAACCTCGCGATGGAGTTGGTGCGAGCAACGGAGGCTGCCGCGATCCGCGCCGTGCCGTTCATCGGTCGGGGTGCGAAGGAAGCCGCTGACGGCGCTGCCGTCGACGCCATGCGTGCGTTCCTCGGAACGGTGGCGTTCCAGGGGCGAGTGGTGATCGGCGAGGGCGAGAAGGACAACGCGCCGATGCTGTTCAACGGCGAAGAGGTCGGCACCGGCACCGGTCCGCAGTGCGACATCGCGGTCGACCCGATCGACGGCACATCGCTCACCGCGGCGGGGCGCCAGAACGCGCTCTCTGTGATCGCCGTCTCCGACCGCGGCTCGATGCTCGACGCCTCCAGCGTCTTCTACATGGACAAGCTCGTGACGGGCCCCGCCGGAGTGGGCGTGGTCGACATCCGCCTCCCGATCGGCGAGAACATCCGCAAGCTCGCCGGAGCGCTCGGCAAGCCGGTCGATGAGATCGTCGTCTCGGTGCTGAATCGTCCTCGACACGAGAAGCTGATCCAGGAGATCCGGGATGCCGGCGCAGGAACCCGTCTGATGAGCGACGGTGACGTCGCCGGCGGCATCAACGCGGCGCGTCACGCTGCCCGCACCGACATGTGCGTCGGCGTCGGGGGCAGCCCTGAGGGCATCGTCACGGCCTGTGCCATCAAGGCGCTCGGCGGTCACATCCAGGGGCGGCTCTGGCCGCGTGACGACGATGAGCGTCAGCGCGGTATCGACGCGGGTCTCGACATGGAAAAGGTCTACGAGGCCGACGATCTGGTGCGGGGAGACAACACGATCTTCGTCGCCACCGGCGTCACCGACGGTCAGCTCGTGGCCGGCGTGCGTCGCGAGGGCGGCTACATCTACACCGAGAGCGTCGTGCTTCGCGGGGCATCGGGAACACTGCGCAGGATCGCTTCAGAGCACCTCGTGTCGAAGTGGCTCTGA
- a CDS encoding GNAT family N-acetyltransferase: protein MRLTNVTHLRLPFGRLWGYDVSASALGRRLPVSFDQRLHVGAGDRPGSWMALSFRLPAEIRRESIADAWLAVIARHGTLRTAFAPGADGVPVLHEIEIGPGSWVEHEVGPGQAVNDALRDILDAACSPYRSPSHRLCVLETAAGLTVVIAADHAHVDMWSMLVIARDLLSALDAGKSGAKPMPTPAPAFVEHTQALLDRDAAPDSVRQRWEAIIADSGGVMPRFPLSLGAPEPQPERVEVRDVFDVDDAAAFAAQARDDGVSTLARAVVAMTAVTRELAGTALRAVFPVHSRFEENWHDSVGWFITNSVLESELAEPHDAAAAVKEAVQLGAWPLADVLAPWGGMPVAPGMFAISWLDLRRLPVRIDSVGLDAQYVSAATDTDGVMLWFILDESGLHLRCRYPDTAEARVNVGGWLDLLVARLQADARSSVRGRLQVAGRTFRLERAGRDDIGAIAALLSDDPFGSDRESAELERYEAGFSAVARDTSNYLGVVRDSADDIVATMQLTVIPGLSRGGSTRLQIEGLRVAPGKRSQGLGAAMLEWAHEFGRARGARLSQVTTDEARDRTRTFYTRLGYQTAHVGLKRQI, encoded by the coding sequence ATGCGACTGACCAACGTCACGCACCTCCGCCTCCCGTTCGGACGGCTCTGGGGGTACGACGTGAGCGCGTCTGCGCTGGGGCGGCGCCTTCCCGTCTCGTTCGATCAGCGACTCCATGTCGGGGCGGGCGACCGACCCGGCTCCTGGATGGCACTGTCGTTCCGGCTGCCCGCCGAGATTCGTCGTGAGTCGATCGCCGACGCCTGGTTGGCTGTCATCGCCCGTCACGGCACGCTGAGAACGGCATTCGCGCCCGGTGCTGATGGCGTCCCGGTGCTCCACGAGATCGAGATCGGCCCCGGAAGCTGGGTCGAGCATGAGGTGGGCCCTGGTCAGGCTGTCAATGACGCGCTGCGGGACATCCTCGATGCCGCGTGTTCGCCCTACCGGAGTCCTTCGCACCGGCTGTGCGTGTTGGAGACCGCCGCGGGGCTCACGGTCGTGATCGCGGCGGATCACGCGCACGTCGACATGTGGTCGATGCTGGTGATCGCGCGTGACCTGCTGTCCGCGCTCGATGCAGGGAAGTCGGGCGCGAAACCGATGCCGACGCCGGCTCCGGCATTCGTCGAGCACACGCAGGCGCTGCTGGATCGGGATGCCGCTCCGGACAGCGTGCGTCAGCGATGGGAAGCGATCATCGCCGACAGCGGTGGCGTGATGCCGCGGTTCCCGCTGTCGCTGGGTGCGCCCGAGCCACAGCCAGAGCGGGTCGAGGTGCGCGACGTGTTCGACGTCGACGACGCCGCGGCGTTCGCTGCTCAAGCGCGTGACGACGGCGTCTCGACCCTCGCACGCGCCGTGGTCGCGATGACCGCGGTGACCCGCGAGCTGGCGGGTACCGCGCTACGAGCGGTGTTTCCGGTGCACAGCCGCTTCGAGGAGAACTGGCATGACTCGGTGGGCTGGTTCATCACCAATTCCGTCCTCGAATCGGAGCTCGCCGAACCGCACGACGCGGCGGCGGCGGTCAAGGAAGCTGTGCAACTCGGCGCCTGGCCGCTCGCAGACGTCCTGGCTCCGTGGGGCGGCATGCCCGTGGCTCCCGGGATGTTCGCGATCTCGTGGCTGGACCTGCGCAGGCTGCCCGTACGGATCGACTCCGTCGGCCTGGATGCCCAGTACGTCAGCGCCGCGACCGACACCGACGGCGTCATGCTGTGGTTCATCCTGGACGAGTCGGGTCTGCACCTCAGATGCCGTTACCCAGACACGGCTGAGGCGCGCGTCAACGTCGGCGGATGGCTCGACCTGCTCGTCGCCCGATTGCAGGCGGACGCGCGGTCGTCCGTCCGTGGACGGCTGCAGGTGGCGGGCCGGACCTTCCGTCTCGAGCGGGCGGGCCGCGATGACATCGGGGCCATCGCAGCGCTGCTGTCGGATGACCCGTTCGGCTCGGACCGTGAAAGCGCCGAGCTCGAGCGATATGAGGCGGGCTTCAGCGCCGTCGCTCGCGACACTTCCAACTACCTCGGGGTCGTCCGAGACAGTGCCGACGACATCGTCGCCACCATGCAACTGACCGTCATCCCGGGTCTCTCGCGCGGTGGCTCGACCCGACTTCAGATCGAGGGACTGCGAGTCGCGCCAGGGAAACGGTCGCAGGGCTTGGGGGCGGCGATGCTCGAGTGGGCGCACGAGTTCGGTCGTGCACGGGGCGCGAGACTGTCGCAGGTCACGACCGATGAAGCACGGGACCGGACTCGCACCTTCTACACCCGCCTCGGATATCAGACCGCCCACGTCGGACTGAAGCGCCAGATCTAA
- a CDS encoding alpha/beta fold hydrolase — translation MPTFEVPGAELAVALSDEGGHPVVQLHGLTSSRARDRVLSLDLGRGLSGTRLLRYDARGHGRSTGRKVPEDYRWENLADDLLRVLDRWFPGERVHGVGPSMGAATLLHAASVEPDRFTGLTLMVPPTAWETRTDQATIYRAAAALIESDGVEAFLAGTRGSTPPPATVAAPDSWPDIADALLPSILRGAGLSDLPSAKDISRIGVPTTILAWVDDPGHPLSTAERLATLLPDATLTVARTPQDVEAWPEVLRRDVGRRG, via the coding sequence ATGCCCACTTTCGAGGTGCCCGGAGCCGAGCTCGCCGTCGCGTTGAGCGATGAAGGCGGACACCCGGTCGTCCAGCTTCACGGCCTCACATCGAGCCGCGCCCGTGACCGGGTGCTCAGTCTCGACCTCGGTCGAGGACTCAGCGGAACTCGACTGCTGCGGTACGACGCACGTGGCCACGGCCGGTCGACCGGTCGGAAGGTCCCCGAGGACTATCGCTGGGAGAACCTCGCCGACGATCTCCTGCGAGTGCTCGACCGCTGGTTCCCTGGCGAACGTGTGCATGGGGTGGGCCCGTCCATGGGAGCCGCGACTCTCCTGCACGCGGCATCGGTCGAGCCTGATCGCTTCACGGGCCTCACGCTCATGGTGCCGCCCACGGCATGGGAGACCAGAACTGATCAGGCCACGATCTACCGAGCCGCGGCCGCGCTCATCGAATCCGACGGTGTGGAGGCATTCCTCGCGGGCACGCGCGGATCCACACCGCCCCCTGCCACCGTCGCCGCGCCGGATTCCTGGCCCGACATCGCCGATGCTCTTCTGCCGTCGATCCTTCGCGGCGCAGGACTCAGCGACCTGCCCTCCGCCAAGGACATCTCACGAATCGGAGTGCCGACGACGATCTTGGCGTGGGTGGATGACCCGGGCCACCCGCTGTCCACCGCGGAACGACTCGCCACGCTGCTCCCGGACGCGACGCTGACGGTCGCCCGTACGCCTCAAGACGTCGAAGCGTGGCCCGAGGTCTTGCGCCGCGACGTCGGACGTCGCGGCTAG
- a CDS encoding DUF6264 family protein, giving the protein MTDQRPQYGEIATVEEQRRAAGLPPITDVAPVEVAPASEPDAAREPAVRSRPVDRFVTIALLAYGLINVVMTGLSYLDFSTTMNEMMSVLGVDGEFTNVAQGKLWGTTAAIVLAAGWSLTAFLSIRRLRTGKTSWWVPIAGAAVTLLVASICAAIPLMNDPAFIDFVAKTAGQ; this is encoded by the coding sequence ATGACCGATCAGAGGCCGCAGTACGGCGAGATAGCGACCGTCGAAGAGCAGCGGAGGGCGGCGGGTCTTCCGCCGATCACCGATGTCGCCCCGGTCGAGGTCGCGCCGGCATCCGAACCGGACGCCGCGCGCGAACCCGCCGTGCGCTCACGCCCCGTCGATCGTTTCGTGACGATCGCGCTGCTCGCCTATGGCCTCATCAACGTGGTGATGACCGGTCTGTCGTATCTCGACTTCTCGACGACGATGAACGAGATGATGAGCGTTCTCGGCGTCGACGGGGAGTTCACCAACGTCGCTCAGGGCAAGCTCTGGGGCACGACCGCCGCGATCGTCCTCGCGGCAGGATGGTCGCTCACCGCGTTCCTCTCGATCCGTCGGCTCCGCACGGGCAAGACGTCATGGTGGGTCCCGATCGCCGGCGCGGCGGTGACACTGCTCGTGGCATCGATCTGCGCCGCGATCCCGCTGATGAACGACCCCGCATTCATCGACTTCGTCGCCAAGACCGCTGGCCAATAG